The Sphingobium sp. BYY-5 genome contains a region encoding:
- the accD gene encoding acetyl-CoA carboxylase, carboxyltransferase subunit beta: MSWINRVRNALPFTKKETTAETLWHKCPSCAEMVFIKEWEENLSVCPRCDYHGRIGPDARFEQILDAGFILLPTPHVAEDPLKFRDSKRYPDRIKAARASTGDQDALINARGAIDDVPLVMGVQNFAFMGGSMGMGVGAAFIQGVNDAIAHKCPYVIFTAAGGARMQEGILSLMQMPRATVAIQKLHAAGLPYIVVLTDPTTGGVTASYAMLGDIQIAEPNALIGFAGQRVIESTIREKLPEGFQRAEYLLDHGMLDMVVHRSELRDTLARVIGYLTPRAAA, encoded by the coding sequence ATGAGCTGGATCAACCGCGTTCGCAACGCCCTGCCCTTCACTAAGAAGGAAACCACTGCCGAGACGCTGTGGCACAAATGCCCATCCTGCGCAGAGATGGTCTTCATCAAGGAGTGGGAGGAAAATCTCTCCGTCTGCCCACGCTGTGACTATCATGGCCGCATCGGTCCCGACGCGCGTTTCGAACAGATACTGGACGCGGGCTTCATCCTGCTGCCGACGCCGCATGTCGCCGAAGATCCGCTCAAGTTCCGCGATTCCAAGCGCTATCCCGACCGGATCAAGGCCGCGCGGGCATCGACCGGAGATCAGGACGCCCTTATCAACGCGCGCGGCGCGATCGATGACGTGCCGCTCGTCATGGGCGTACAGAATTTCGCCTTCATGGGCGGCTCCATGGGCATGGGCGTGGGCGCAGCCTTCATCCAGGGCGTCAATGACGCGATCGCCCATAAATGCCCCTATGTAATCTTCACCGCCGCTGGTGGCGCGCGGATGCAGGAGGGCATTCTTTCGCTGATGCAGATGCCGCGCGCGACCGTGGCAATCCAGAAGCTGCACGCGGCGGGCCTGCCCTATATCGTCGTGCTGACCGATCCCACCACCGGCGGCGTCACCGCCAGCTACGCCATGCTGGGCGACATCCAGATCGCCGAGCCGAACGCGCTCATCGGCTTTGCAGGGCAGCGCGTGATCGAAAGCACGATCCGCGAGAAACTGCCCGAAGGGTTCCAGCGCGCCGAATATCTGCTGGATCACGGGATGCTGGACATGGTGGTGCATCGCAGTGAGCTGCGCGATACGCTCGCCCGCGTGATCGGCTATCTGACGCCACGCGCCGCCGCCTGA
- the trpA gene encoding tryptophan synthase subunit alpha: MTGDRLSTRFAACKAQGRAALITFVTAGDPNVAATPAILDALVAGGADIIELGMPFTDPMADGPAIELANLRSLGAGTKTKHIFALAADFRARHPDTPLILMGYANPMLVRGAEWFADQCKAAGVDGVICVDVPPEEDAEIGPSLRAAGVHLVRLATPTTDAARLPAVLDGASGFLYHVAVAGITGKQQAAQASIEMAVGRLKAATDLPIAVGFGVRSPEQAAAIGRIADGVVVGSAIVDIVGSHGDAAGPFVQDFVASLSGALTTYSRETAA, from the coding sequence ATGACTGGGGATCGCCTCTCCACCCGCTTCGCCGCCTGCAAGGCGCAAGGCCGCGCCGCCCTCATCACCTTCGTGACTGCGGGCGATCCCAATGTCGCCGCAACCCCCGCCATCCTCGACGCGCTGGTCGCAGGCGGAGCGGACATCATCGAACTGGGTATGCCCTTCACCGATCCGATGGCCGACGGTCCCGCGATCGAACTGGCCAACCTGCGCAGCCTTGGCGCCGGCACGAAGACGAAGCATATCTTCGCCCTCGCCGCCGATTTCCGTGCGCGCCATCCTGACACGCCACTGATCCTGATGGGCTATGCCAATCCGATGCTGGTGCGCGGCGCTGAATGGTTCGCCGACCAGTGCAAGGCGGCAGGCGTCGATGGCGTGATCTGTGTCGATGTGCCGCCGGAGGAAGATGCCGAGATCGGTCCCTCTCTGCGCGCGGCCGGTGTCCACCTCGTCCGCCTCGCCACGCCGACCACCGATGCGGCGCGGCTGCCCGCCGTACTCGATGGCGCCAGCGGCTTCCTCTATCATGTCGCTGTCGCCGGGATCACCGGCAAGCAGCAGGCGGCGCAGGCCTCGATCGAAATGGCGGTGGGCAGGCTCAAGGCCGCCACCGACCTGCCGATCGCTGTCGGTTTCGGTGTCCGTTCGCCCGAACAGGCCGCCGCCATCGGTCGCATCGCCGATGGTGTGGTTGTCGGCTCCGCCATCGTTGATATCGTCGGATCACATGGTGACGCCGCCGGACCTTTCGTTCAGGATTTCGTCGCGTCGCTGAGCGGCGCCCTTACCACTTATTCACGGGAGACCGCCGCATGA
- the trpB gene encoding tryptophan synthase subunit beta has protein sequence MTDTIALPNSLRTQPDASGHFGAFGGRYVAETLMPLILELEKVYTAAKTDPEFDAEFAELLRSYVGRPNPLYYAERLTEALRARAPEGKGAKIYLKREELNHTGAHKINNCIGQALLARRMGKKKVIAETGAGQHGVATATVAALFGMECKIFMGAKDVERQKPNVFRMKLLGAEVIPVVSGSQTLKDAMNDALRHWVSNVHDTFYIIGTAAGPHPYPELVRDFQSIIGKETRAQILEAEGRLPDLLIAPVGGGSNAIGLFHPFLDDPEVAMIGVEAAGEGLDKKHAASLAGGASGILHGNRTYLLQDEDGQITEAHSISAGLDYPGIGPEHSWLHEIGRVQYLPIRDDEALTSFQTLSRLEGIIPALESAHAIAAAEQVAPTLDADKIIVVNLSGRGDKDIFTVADALGVEM, from the coding sequence ATGACCGACACCATTGCCTTGCCCAACAGCCTTCGCACCCAGCCCGACGCCAGCGGCCATTTCGGCGCATTCGGAGGCCGCTACGTCGCCGAAACGCTGATGCCGCTGATCCTGGAGCTGGAGAAGGTCTACACGGCGGCCAAGACCGATCCGGAATTCGACGCCGAGTTCGCAGAACTGCTGCGCTCCTATGTCGGCCGGCCCAATCCGCTTTATTATGCCGAGCGGCTGACCGAGGCGCTTCGCGCCAGGGCGCCCGAAGGCAAAGGCGCAAAGATATACCTCAAGCGCGAGGAACTGAACCATACCGGCGCGCACAAGATCAACAACTGCATCGGCCAGGCATTGCTCGCCCGCCGCATGGGCAAGAAGAAGGTCATCGCCGAAACGGGTGCGGGCCAGCATGGCGTCGCCACCGCTACCGTCGCCGCCCTGTTCGGCATGGAATGCAAGATCTTCATGGGCGCGAAGGATGTCGAGCGGCAGAAGCCGAATGTCTTCCGCATGAAGCTGCTGGGCGCGGAGGTGATCCCGGTCGTGTCGGGATCACAAACCCTCAAGGACGCGATGAACGACGCACTGCGCCACTGGGTATCGAACGTCCACGACACTTTCTACATCATCGGCACCGCTGCCGGCCCGCATCCTTATCCGGAGCTGGTGCGTGATTTCCAGTCGATCATCGGCAAGGAAACCCGTGCGCAGATATTGGAAGCCGAAGGCCGTCTGCCCGATTTGCTGATCGCCCCCGTGGGTGGCGGCTCCAATGCTATCGGCCTGTTCCATCCCTTCCTGGACGATCCCGAAGTCGCGATGATCGGCGTCGAGGCTGCGGGCGAAGGGCTGGACAAGAAGCACGCCGCATCGCTGGCGGGCGGCGCGTCGGGCATATTGCACGGCAACCGCACCTATCTGCTCCAGGACGAGGATGGCCAGATCACCGAGGCGCACAGCATTTCCGCCGGTCTCGACTATCCCGGCATCGGCCCGGAACATAGCTGGCTGCATGAAATCGGCCGCGTCCAGTATCTGCCCATCAGGGATGATGAGGCATTGACGAGTTTCCAGACACTCTCGCGCCTTGAGGGCATTATCCCGGCGCTCGAATCCGCGCACGCCATCGCCGCCGCCGAGCAGGTCGCGCCGACGCTGGACGCGGACAAGATCATCGTCGTCAACCTGTCCGGCCGGGGAGACAAGGATATTTTCACCGTCGCAGATGCACTGGGAGTGGAGATGTGA
- a CDS encoding phosphoribosylanthranilate isomerase → MSRLAIKICGLSTPDTIGAAIKAGATHLGFNHFPKSPRYVDVNRMQVLAALVPAPIERVAILVDPSDDILTELAATGAITAFQLHGKETPERAAAIRARFNLPVWKAISVKTRADIDAAKAYNGAADFLLFDAKTPDGAALPGGMGLRFDWTLLRGVAVSSPWGLSGGLDVGNVVEAIRVTGAPLVDVSSGVESAPGIKSVDKIMAFCKAVSAC, encoded by the coding sequence ATGTCACGACTCGCGATCAAGATTTGCGGCCTGTCGACGCCGGACACGATCGGCGCCGCCATCAAGGCCGGGGCGACCCATCTGGGGTTCAACCATTTTCCCAAAAGCCCACGCTATGTCGATGTAAACCGGATGCAGGTACTGGCGGCGCTCGTCCCTGCGCCGATCGAACGGGTCGCCATTCTGGTCGATCCCAGCGACGATATCCTGACCGAACTTGCCGCCACCGGCGCGATCACCGCCTTCCAGCTTCATGGCAAGGAGACCCCGGAACGCGCCGCGGCCATTCGCGCGCGCTTCAACCTTCCCGTCTGGAAGGCGATTTCCGTCAAGACCCGCGCCGATATCGACGCAGCGAAAGCCTATAACGGCGCCGCCGACTTTCTGCTCTTTGACGCCAAGACCCCGGACGGCGCGGCGCTTCCCGGTGGAATGGGGTTGCGCTTCGACTGGACGCTGCTGCGCGGCGTTGCCGTCTCGTCCCCCTGGGGCCTTTCCGGCGGCCTTGACGTCGGCAATGTGGTCGAAGCTATCCGCGTCACCGGCGCTCCTCTGGTCGATGTGTCGTCCGGCGTGGAAAGCGCGCCGGGCATCAAGAGTGTGGACAAGATCATGGCCTTCTGCAAAGCGGTGTCCGCATGTTGA
- a CDS encoding lauroyl acyltransferase, with the protein MLSNPFLFTLLRFLPARLASWIGGQLSVHIARRSMKLRDARARANLAILRPDLPEVEREAMLTRRWVNIGRTMAELANIDRLVNDAHVTVIDRAGYREVLDAPGPLIAFTCHIGNWDLLAAHIKWSTDRPGLGVYEDPEDPRIAAQLRKARSSYMGEAIGGGGAARGVLKHLTQKDRATLYILADERRERQVWFPTFGRSLEPSGNLSIALRLARKVGARFLPFYLVRTSGPHFELHWHEPLDPATMSDPEIIAALDHFLGDASIAHADQWLALHDMDLADPVSGLV; encoded by the coding sequence ATGCTCTCCAACCCCTTTCTCTTCACCCTGCTGCGCTTCCTGCCCGCACGGCTCGCATCCTGGATCGGCGGCCAGCTTTCGGTCCATATCGCGCGACGTAGCATGAAGCTACGCGATGCGCGCGCGCGCGCCAATCTCGCCATCCTGCGCCCGGACCTGCCGGAGGTTGAGCGGGAGGCGATGCTGACCCGGCGCTGGGTCAATATCGGCCGCACCATGGCTGAACTCGCTAATATCGACCGCTTAGTGAACGATGCGCATGTGACCGTGATCGACCGCGCCGGTTACAGGGAGGTGCTGGACGCCCCCGGCCCGCTGATCGCCTTCACCTGTCATATCGGCAACTGGGACCTACTCGCCGCTCATATCAAATGGTCGACTGATCGGCCGGGCCTGGGCGTCTATGAAGACCCCGAAGACCCCAGGATCGCCGCCCAGCTCAGAAAGGCCCGCTCCAGCTATATGGGTGAGGCGATCGGCGGCGGGGGTGCGGCGCGCGGCGTGCTCAAGCATCTGACGCAAAAGGATCGCGCTACCCTCTATATCCTCGCCGATGAACGGCGCGAGCGGCAGGTCTGGTTCCCGACCTTCGGCCGGTCTCTGGAGCCATCGGGCAATCTCTCGATCGCGCTGCGCCTCGCCCGCAAGGTCGGCGCGCGTTTCCTGCCCTTCTATCTCGTCCGCACCAGCGGCCCGCATTTCGAACTCCACTGGCACGAACCGCTCGATCCCGCGACGATGAGCGACCCCGAAATCATCGCCGCGCTCGACCATTTCCTGGGGGATGCCAGCATCGCCCATGCCGACCAGTGGCTGGCGCTGCATGACATGGACCTTGCCGATCCGGTTTCGGGTCTGGTGTGA
- a CDS encoding glycosyltransferase: MMGLWVFLQTLTVLGVLNYLRHLPTDRKIETPDGVVVILSVRDNWDGGAELIARLKAQGAPFRLLVATSGNCPAATALAEREGDWVQLVVAGVAQDEGQKVHKLRAALRALRPEDRWLIFIDADIEPPARLVGRLLFPLVQGKADIATGYRMLLPERGAMPGLVGAVEMQLATLPRHASATMPWGGAMAMTRDVADRLDLDAALAGRLSDDMTIGLAGWRAKLRLRPVRDLLVASLLDAHGAFAFGVRQYRHIVTNSAGMWQLATGVVAIQSLMWAWALGWGGWSAIAVGYGAALGRALVRRRIVGAVLEVEQAAKARRSLMWDMVAPFAVTWAHLTMQVAAATSSRIRWGGWDYWVRRGRVVRMEHIT; encoded by the coding sequence ATGATGGGGCTGTGGGTCTTTCTCCAGACGCTGACCGTGCTGGGTGTGCTCAACTATCTGCGTCACTTGCCGACCGATCGGAAGATCGAGACGCCCGATGGCGTGGTCGTGATCCTGAGCGTGCGGGATAATTGGGATGGTGGAGCGGAATTGATCGCCCGGCTAAAGGCGCAGGGCGCACCTTTCCGCCTGCTTGTGGCGACATCGGGGAATTGCCCGGCAGCGACGGCGCTGGCTGAGCGGGAAGGGGATTGGGTGCAACTGGTCGTGGCCGGCGTGGCGCAGGATGAAGGGCAGAAGGTGCACAAGCTGCGCGCAGCGCTGCGCGCCTTGCGGCCGGAAGATCGCTGGCTGATCTTCATCGACGCCGACATAGAGCCACCGGCGCGACTGGTGGGGCGGCTGCTCTTTCCGCTCGTGCAGGGCAAGGCGGACATCGCGACCGGATACCGGATGCTGCTGCCGGAGCGAGGCGCGATGCCGGGGCTGGTCGGCGCGGTGGAAATGCAGTTGGCGACATTGCCACGCCATGCCAGCGCAACCATGCCCTGGGGCGGGGCAATGGCGATGACGCGCGACGTGGCGGACCGGCTGGATCTGGACGCGGCGCTGGCCGGGCGGCTGTCGGACGACATGACGATCGGCCTGGCAGGATGGCGCGCGAAGCTGCGGCTGCGGCCGGTGCGAGACCTGCTGGTGGCCAGTCTGCTTGATGCGCATGGCGCCTTTGCCTTTGGCGTGCGGCAATATCGGCATATCGTCACCAACAGCGCGGGCATGTGGCAATTGGCGACGGGGGTCGTCGCGATCCAGTCCCTGATGTGGGCCTGGGCGCTGGGATGGGGCGGATGGTCGGCGATCGCGGTCGGCTATGGCGCGGCCCTGGGCAGGGCGCTGGTACGACGACGGATTGTCGGCGCGGTGCTGGAAGTCGAGCAGGCAGCGAAGGCGCGGCGTTCGCTGATGTGGGATATGGTGGCGCCCTTCGCCGTGACCTGGGCGCATCTGACGATGCAGGTGGCGGCGGCGACGTCGAGCCGCATTCGCTGGGGTGGCTGGGACTATTGGGTCAGGCGCGGCAGGGTGGTGCGGATGGAGCACATCACCTGA
- a CDS encoding DUF952 domain-containing protein — translation MSDLFAYKVLTADQYEQFKADGVFKGAPIDLADGYIHMSTRDQAAETVAKHFAGQDRLVMLMIDLAPFGEAVKWEVSRGGALFPHLYGDLPMSAVAGKVVLRIGDDGQHLFPAGF, via the coding sequence GTGAGCGACCTCTTTGCCTACAAGGTGCTGACCGCCGATCAATATGAGCAGTTCAAGGCCGACGGCGTGTTCAAAGGCGCGCCGATCGACCTGGCCGATGGCTATATCCATATGTCGACCCGCGATCAGGCGGCCGAAACGGTCGCCAAGCATTTCGCGGGGCAGGATCGCTTGGTCATGCTGATGATCGACCTTGCTCCCTTTGGCGAGGCGGTCAAATGGGAAGTGTCACGCGGCGGCGCGCTTTTCCCGCATCTCTATGGGGACCTGCCGATGAGCGCGGTCGCGGGGAAGGTGGTGTTGCGCATCGGCGACGACGGCCAGCATCTGTTCCCGGCGGGTTTCTGA
- the gyrA gene encoding DNA gyrase subunit A — protein sequence MTDETALADPSDISPISIVEEMKTSYLDYAMSVIVARALPDVRDGLKPVHRRILFSAQESGFVYNRPYRKSARLVGEVMGKYHPHGDSSIYDALARMTQDWSMRVPLIDGQGNFGSMDPDPPAAMRYTEARLAKVATALLDDLDKDTVDFQPNYDASENEPQVLPARFPNLLVNGAGGIAVGMATNIPPHNLGEVLRACLAYIDNPGITTDELIQIVPGPDFPTAPLILGQSGARSAYHTGRGSIMMRSRHEVEEGRGDRRSIVLTAIPYQVGKNGLVEKIAEAAKDKRIEGISDIRDESSREGVRIVMDLKRDATPDVVLNQLWRNTPAQSSFPANMLAIRGGRPELLGLREIIEAFVKFREEVITRRTKFELNKARDRAHILLGLVVAVSNLDEMVKIIRGSSSPAEAREKLLAREWPIGEIAPYIRLVEAIDTEVSGEFYQLSDLQVRAILDLRLHRLTALGRDEIGKELAELAEAIAEYLAILGDRRKLYAVMREELEAVEREFATPRLSEITAAADGIEDEDLIEREEMVVTVTVQGYIKRTPLESFRAQARGGKGRSGMATKDEDAVTELFVTSTHTPVLFFSTAGKVYRMKVWRLPEGGPATRGRPMVNLLPLGPGETIQTVLPLPEDEESWKDLHVMFATATGTVRRNSMDAFANVPSNGKLAMRFDEGSEDRLIGVALLTEEDDVLLATRQGKAIRFAATDVREFQSRTATGVRGMSLKEDDEVISLSILKGFAATPDEREAYLRAAPWKDNEAETTLPAERAAEFAAAEQFILTVCTNGYGKLSSAYDYRRTGRGGQGITNIDNIARNGRVVASFSTTQADQLMLVTDQAKLIRMGLDSLRVIGRNSAGVRLFNVAEDEHVVSAAKIEESDEEGEQEATEA from the coding sequence TTGACCGACGAGACTGCCCTCGCCGACCCTTCGGATATCAGCCCCATCTCCATCGTCGAGGAGATGAAGACCAGCTATCTCGATTACGCCATGTCGGTCATCGTCGCCCGCGCCCTGCCGGACGTGCGCGACGGGTTGAAGCCGGTTCATCGCCGCATTCTCTTCTCGGCCCAGGAATCGGGCTTCGTCTATAATCGCCCCTATCGCAAGTCGGCCCGTCTGGTCGGTGAGGTGATGGGTAAATATCACCCGCATGGCGACAGTTCGATCTACGACGCCTTGGCGCGCATGACCCAGGACTGGTCGATGCGCGTGCCGCTGATCGACGGCCAGGGCAATTTCGGATCGATGGACCCCGATCCGCCAGCAGCGATGCGCTATACCGAAGCGCGCCTGGCGAAGGTGGCGACCGCGCTGCTGGACGATCTGGACAAGGACACCGTCGATTTCCAGCCCAATTATGACGCCTCGGAAAATGAGCCGCAAGTGCTGCCGGCGCGCTTCCCCAACCTGCTGGTCAATGGCGCGGGCGGCATCGCGGTCGGCATGGCGACCAACATCCCGCCGCACAACCTTGGCGAAGTGCTGCGCGCCTGCCTCGCCTATATCGACAATCCCGGCATCACCACCGATGAACTGATCCAGATCGTTCCCGGCCCCGACTTCCCGACCGCGCCGCTGATCCTGGGTCAGTCGGGCGCGCGCAGCGCCTATCATACCGGCCGTGGCTCGATCATGATGCGGTCGCGCCATGAGGTCGAGGAAGGTCGCGGGGACCGCCGCTCGATCGTGCTGACCGCCATCCCCTATCAGGTCGGCAAGAACGGCCTGGTCGAAAAGATCGCCGAAGCCGCCAAGGACAAGCGGATCGAAGGCATCAGCGACATTCGCGACGAATCGAGCCGCGAAGGCGTGCGCATCGTCATGGACCTGAAGCGCGATGCGACGCCGGACGTGGTGCTGAACCAGTTGTGGCGCAACACCCCGGCGCAGTCGAGCTTCCCCGCCAACATGCTTGCCATTCGCGGCGGCCGGCCGGAATTGCTGGGCCTGCGCGAGATTATCGAGGCCTTCGTCAAGTTCCGCGAGGAGGTCATCACCCGCCGTACCAAGTTCGAGCTGAACAAGGCGCGCGATCGTGCCCATATCTTGCTCGGCCTGGTCGTCGCGGTCAGCAACCTCGATGAAATGGTCAAGATCATCCGCGGCTCCTCCAGCCCGGCCGAAGCCCGCGAAAAACTGTTGGCGCGCGAATGGCCGATCGGGGAGATCGCGCCCTATATCCGCTTGGTCGAAGCGATCGACACCGAAGTGTCGGGCGAGTTCTATCAGTTGTCGGACCTTCAGGTTCGTGCCATCCTCGACCTGCGCCTGCATCGCCTGACGGCGCTCGGCCGCGATGAGATCGGCAAGGAACTGGCCGAACTGGCCGAAGCCATCGCCGAATATCTCGCTATCCTGGGCGACAGGCGCAAGCTCTATGCCGTGATGCGCGAGGAGTTGGAAGCCGTCGAGCGCGAGTTCGCGACGCCGCGCCTGTCCGAGATCACCGCCGCTGCCGACGGGATCGAGGACGAAGACCTTATCGAGCGCGAGGAGATGGTCGTCACCGTCACGGTGCAGGGCTATATTAAGCGCACGCCGCTGGAGAGCTTCCGCGCCCAGGCGCGCGGCGGCAAGGGCCGTTCCGGCATGGCGACCAAGGATGAGGACGCCGTCACCGAACTGTTCGTCACCTCGACCCATACGCCGGTTCTGTTCTTCTCGACCGCCGGCAAGGTCTATCGCATGAAGGTGTGGCGCCTGCCCGAAGGTGGCCCGGCGACACGCGGTCGTCCCATGGTCAACCTGCTGCCGCTCGGCCCCGGTGAGACCATCCAGACCGTGCTGCCCTTGCCGGAGGATGAGGAAAGCTGGAAGGATCTGCATGTCATGTTCGCGACGGCGACCGGCACGGTCCGCCGCAACAGCATGGACGCTTTCGCCAATGTACCGAGCAACGGCAAGCTCGCCATGCGCTTCGACGAAGGCAGCGAGGATCGCCTGATCGGCGTAGCGCTGCTGACGGAGGAGGACGATGTCCTGCTCGCCACCCGCCAGGGCAAGGCGATCCGTTTCGCCGCGACCGATGTGCGCGAATTTCAGAGCCGCACCGCGACCGGTGTGCGCGGCATGTCGTTGAAGGAGGATGACGAGGTCATCTCGCTGTCGATCCTCAAGGGCTTTGCCGCAACACCGGACGAACGCGAAGCCTATCTGCGCGCCGCGCCCTGGAAGGACAATGAGGCGGAAACCACCCTGCCCGCAGAGCGAGCCGCCGAGTTTGCGGCAGCGGAACAGTTCATCCTGACCGTCTGCACCAACGGCTATGGCAAATTGTCGTCGGCCTATGACTATCGCCGCACCGGACGGGGCGGACAGGGCATCACCAATATCGACAATATCGCCCGCAATGGGCGGGTCGTCGCCAGCTTCTCCACCACGCAGGCCGACCAGTTGATGCTTGTCACCGATCAGGCCAAGCTGATCCGCATGGGCCTCGACAGTCTGCGCGTCATCGGCCGCAATTCGGCAGGTGTGCGCCTGTTCAACGTTGCCGAGGACGAGCATGTGGTGAGCGCGGCCAAGATCGAGGAAAGCGACGAAGAGGGCGAACAGGAAGCCACCGAAGCGTGA
- a CDS encoding tetratricopeptide repeat protein has protein sequence MAAVAGAAVAGMLAVTPAYAKKQVVSGPPIVMSDAFRTNAQSAEAALKARDAASAAARISALTPTTDFEAYAASGLRYQLAVQQRDVQAQRVALTDMFKTSSVPAADAPRLRYVAGYLSYLVGNYDDAVAQLDYAKTLGYSGVDATMLRADIAMRRKKPKDARPYLEAAMVQKRASGEPVPLPWIDRGISMAYQAGDWAEVSHLYRERLARAASREDWRSALTNYLSVAGLDTQAQLDLYRLQAANGAMASERDYQSYAQLAEKAGYYAEAKAIIESGRKAGKLMPTQAVTSQLLKGVTPKATKEIAGLPALAKKAAAAPTGKEALTLGDSYVSLGQFPQAVEQYRLALSKGGVDAGRVNARLGMALARSGDLASAQTALSQVGNGDWGNVAGFWSVWIDQQSKKAA, from the coding sequence ATGGCGGCGGTAGCTGGGGCGGCAGTTGCCGGGATGTTGGCGGTAACGCCCGCTTATGCGAAGAAGCAGGTCGTTTCCGGCCCGCCGATCGTCATGTCGGACGCTTTTCGGACCAATGCCCAATCGGCCGAGGCAGCGCTGAAGGCGCGGGATGCGGCCAGCGCGGCCGCGCGCATTAGCGCGCTGACGCCCACGACGGATTTTGAGGCCTATGCCGCGTCGGGTCTTCGCTATCAACTCGCCGTGCAGCAGCGCGACGTGCAGGCGCAGCGGGTCGCCCTGACCGACATGTTCAAGACCAGTTCGGTTCCGGCCGCGGATGCGCCGCGCCTGCGCTATGTCGCGGGCTATCTCTCCTATCTCGTAGGCAATTATGACGATGCGGTGGCGCAGCTCGATTATGCCAAAACGCTGGGCTATAGCGGCGTCGACGCGACCATGTTGCGCGCCGACATCGCCATGCGGCGCAAAAAGCCCAAGGATGCCCGGCCTTATCTCGAAGCGGCGATGGTGCAGAAGCGGGCTTCGGGCGAACCGGTGCCGCTTCCCTGGATCGATCGCGGCATTTCGATGGCCTATCAGGCGGGAGACTGGGCCGAGGTCAGCCATCTCTATCGCGAGCGCCTAGCACGGGCGGCGAGCCGGGAAGACTGGCGTTCTGCGTTGACCAATTATCTGTCGGTCGCGGGCCTTGATACCCAGGCGCAGCTTGATCTGTATCGCCTCCAGGCCGCCAATGGCGCAATGGCGAGCGAGCGTGACTATCAATCCTATGCGCAACTCGCGGAGAAGGCCGGCTATTATGCCGAGGCAAAGGCGATCATCGAATCCGGCCGCAAGGCGGGCAAGCTGATGCCGACCCAGGCCGTAACCAGCCAGTTGCTCAAGGGCGTGACGCCCAAGGCGACCAAGGAGATTGCTGGCCTGCCCGCGCTGGCGAAGAAGGCTGCCGCAGCACCCACCGGCAAGGAAGCGCTGACGCTGGGCGACAGCTATGTGTCGCTCGGACAGTTCCCGCAGGCGGTCGAACAATATCGGCTGGCGCTCAGCAAGGGTGGCGTGGACGCTGGCCGGGTCAATGCGCGGCTCGGCATGGCGCTGGCGCGGTCGGGCGACCTTGCCAGCGCACAGACGGCGCTCAGCCAGGTCGGCAATGGCGACTGGGGGAATGTGGCAGGTTTCTGGTCGGTCTGGATCGACCAGCAAAGCAAGAAGGCGGCCTGA
- a CDS encoding Lrp/AsnC family transcriptional regulator, giving the protein MAGPNIDDIDLQILGELQQDGRMTNVELARKVGLTAPPCLRRVRALEEAGAITSYHAVVDPAMLGYTITVFAMVSLKSQAEADLKAFQDHVASLPDVRECHMLNGEIDFILKVVAKDLQSFQQFLTSKLTPAPNVVSVKTSLTIRTSKNLPGVPLPV; this is encoded by the coding sequence ATGGCCGGGCCGAATATCGACGACATCGACCTGCAGATCCTTGGAGAGTTGCAGCAGGACGGACGAATGACCAATGTGGAGCTGGCACGCAAGGTTGGCCTGACGGCCCCGCCGTGCCTGCGCCGCGTGCGTGCATTGGAGGAGGCGGGCGCTATCACCTCCTACCATGCGGTCGTCGATCCGGCGATGCTGGGATACACGATCACCGTCTTCGCGATGGTCAGCCTCAAGAGCCAGGCGGAAGCCGATCTCAAGGCGTTCCAGGATCATGTCGCGAGCCTGCCCGACGTGCGCGAATGCCATATGCTGAATGGTGAAATCGACTTTATTTTGAAGGTTGTAGCGAAGGATCTTCAGAGTTTTCAGCAATTCCTGACGTCGAAGCTGACGCCTGCCCCCAATGTGGTGAGCGTGAAGACTTCGCTCACCATCCGGACATCGAAGAACCTGCCGGGCGTTCCGCTACCGGTCTGA